GACCGGCGCCTACGGCTACCTGATCCAGTGGCTGCCCGTGGACACGCTCGCGCTCCTGGACATACTGCAGCAGGTCTTGTCTTTCCTCGGCTTGGCCCTGCTCATCGGACTGGTCTTCAAGGTGCTCCCCGATGCGCGCATCGCCTGGCGCGACGTGGCCGTGGGTTCGCTGGTCACGGCGCTGCTCCTGTTCCTGGGCAAGACGGCCATCGGCTACTACCTGGGCCGCAGCGCCACGGCCTCCATGTACGGCCCGGCCAGTGCGATTATCCTCATGCTCCTGTGGATAAACTATTCCTCGCTTATCCTTTTTCTGGGAGCCGAGTTCACCCAAGCCTGGTCCGAACTCTACGGCACCGCCATTCGTTCGCCCTGGGAGCGCCAGGCCAAGGTGGATCAGACTCTTGAGGAGGGCAAGCGGCGCAAGGAGGAGAAGGAAAAGGCTAAGGAAGGAGACACGCTGGATGCAGAGAGGGAGAAAGCGGACCAGCCGCCGAAGGCTGGAGGAGAGTGAAGATGCTTCCCCGCCAGAGGTTACGCCTCTCTGGCCCGCGATCTGTGCGTGGTCAGGGTAACTGCGTCATCGTGTTCAGCAACACGCTTTTTGATGTGGAGATAGAGCATTTTGCTTTTGAAAATGCTCTGCAAGCCATGCGTCGGCATGGCTTGCCGCCGCGTAGGCGTAGGCGCAATTCACTTGCGCCGTCAACGCCGGAGCGGGCGTCTTAAAAGCAATCTGCTTTAAGGGACATGGAGCCAGGGGATCGCATCCTTTGGCGGGTAAGGACTCGCGCGAGCGATCTGAATGACGAGGCGGCCGTTATTCCGGGGGCGCTTCCTGCTCTTCCGCCGCTTGGCGGGCCAGCGGCTTGTAGGAGATGCTCACCACACCTCTGGCCTGGGTCGGCATGAATACCGCGGCCATGCCTACATCGGGCCAATCCCAAGTCAGGGCTTCGCCTGGCCGCGGCGGCCCGTAGCGTCCCACCAGCCTGGTCACGACTCTGTCGTAGGCTTCCTGCGAGCCCAGCCACAGCGAAACTCCGGCCAGCTTGTCATCATAGAGCGTGAGCAGCACGTCCTGCAGAGGTTCGCCCTCAAAGCTTGTTTCGCCGGTCGGGCGGCGTTGTTCGAAGGGACCGACGCTCGGCTGAAGCTCCATGCCGCTCAGACTTGCAAGGGGCCGGCCCCAGGGCGTTCCGCCGAAACCGTCGGGCGGCACGAACAATTCCACAGGCATTGCGTCACTGGAGGATTGTCCGACCCAGACGGGCTGCGCGGACTCGCTAGGTTCCGGCGCCGCAATCTGCTCCCGCTCCGGTGAGGGCTCGGCCCTTGCTGTGGGCTCCGGATCGGGTGCGGGCTCGGGCCTT
The window above is part of the Desulfocurvibacter africanus subsp. africanus DSM 2603 genome. Proteins encoded here:
- a CDS encoding YihY/virulence factor BrkB family protein, with protein sequence MRKLARELQALLLKTVYGFSDDNCFTLAAALSYYALFSLAPLLVILISALSLVAGSQDVVNLVYEYVSEYLGSQAATTIRRLMEQAYQPSSSIIASLIGLGTLVVTATTLLANLQNSLNIVWGVAQAKKYGVLRMLLDRLNSLVLILLMGLLLLLLTVVQAVMTGAYGYLIQWLPVDTLALLDILQQVLSFLGLALLIGLVFKVLPDARIAWRDVAVGSLVTALLLFLGKTAIGYYLGRSATASMYGPASAIILMLLWINYSSLILFLGAEFTQAWSELYGTAIRSPWERQAKVDQTLEEGKRRKEEKEKAKEGDTLDAEREKADQPPKAGGE